One genomic region from Zonotrichia leucophrys gambelii isolate GWCS_2022_RI chromosome 26, RI_Zleu_2.0, whole genome shotgun sequence encodes:
- the LOC135457974 gene encoding serine/threonine-protein phosphatase 4 regulatory subunit 3B-like, whose product MEAAPGTGGEAEAAPLRSAGPGGRLGPAPTCGRAGVGVGLGVRSGLGVRSGLGAGSVLGFGVGAAAGVGAAGAGAARRFCPWRGRAGPEGGTDVTDRGVTARPERLLRLPGSPFPAPGPGSSGHDLHWKFTPDLLQPPEEQQEEMAATGPGISLPPCKTHRLAEIAELITSALSSASCRERLVLALKKESLIPKLLQLFQICKGLQLRWGLQHLSAIIQGILCLNQAALLEVMLSQECIMDVVISLDYGPSLAQPKWHQQLLQQTTQLKELLPIRDPELQQKFHQVFWAQDIQAVILAKGLQMRWQPCPQEGFTWQAIRAEEASTIGM is encoded by the exons atggaggcagcCCCGGGCACGGGAGGGGAGGCGGAGGCGGCTCCGCTGCGCTCGGCGGGACCCGGCGGCCGCCTCGGCCCCGCACCCACCtgcggccgggccggggtcGGTGTCGGGCTCGGTGTCAGATCCGGGCTCGGTGTCAGATCCGGGCTCGGTGCCGGGTCGGTGCTGGGGTTCGGTGTCGGAGCCGCTGCCGGTGTCGGAGCCGCCGGGGCCGGCGCCGCTCGGCGCTTTTGTCCCTGGCGGGGCAGGGCGGGCCCGGAGGGCGGCACTGATGTCACGGACCGGGGGGTGACGGCACGGCCGGAGCGGCTCCTGAGGCTGCCCgggagccccttcccagcaccCGGGCCGGGATCCTCCGG CCATGACCTGCACTGGAAGTTCACCCCAGATCTTCTGCAGCCaccagaggaacagcaggaggaaatggcTGCAACTGGCCCTGGGATCAGCCTTCCTCCCTGCAAGACCCACAGACTGGCAGAGATTGCTGAGCTGATCacctctgctctctcctcagccagctgcagggaaaggctggtGCTGGCCTTGAAGAAGGAAAGCCTCATTCCCAAACTCTTACAGCTTTTCCAGATCTGCAAGGGGTTACAGCTCAGATGGGGCTTGCAGCATTTGTCAGCCATTATACAAGGAATTCTGTGTCTCAaccaagcagctctgctggaggtGATGCTGTCCCAGGAGTGTATCATGGATGTGGTCATATCCCTCGACTATGGCCCctctctggcacagcccaaatggcaccagcagctcctgcagcaaacAACCCAGCTGAAGGAGCTTCTTCCCATCCGAGACCCTGAGCTCCAGCAAAAATTCCACCAGGTGTTCTGGGCACAGGATATTCAGGCTGTCATCTTGGCCAAG